A stretch of DNA from Coccidioides posadasii str. Silveira chromosome 1, complete sequence:
TATGCGATTTCCATCCCGAACTTCATCCAGATGATTCCGGTTCCTAGACGATTCTTCCCCATTCGCCAACAACTCATTCGTAGTCGCCCTTTGATTTCTCCGCCGTTTCGCCGACTGTTACACCGTCAGGATGGCTTGGTAAAGGTCAAAAGGGTCAGGTTTAAGCAGGCTCCGGCGCGAAGGTTGATATCATGCTTCCCTACTCCTTACATGACTTTAGCTTACTGGTATTGAAGGCGGTTTCTCTTCAAATGTCTAGCCTACGGGTTCGCCATCGCCGCATGGAACAAGCTTGTCTGGAGGCCTTTTCTCAACTTTCTTGAGGACAGCGATGGcgatgaggatgaggagtCACAAATCGAATGGGAGACGGAGCAAAGAGTACCCGATAGGGAAGATCGCGCAGAACATGACCGAGATCCGTTATTTATTCCGTTGGCTATGCCGAGCCTTGTGGACGGCCCACGCTACACCCGAGACGGCCCGGAGTGGACGGCCTTTGTCAAGATTGCAGAGGATGAGCAGTGGTTGTCAGAATTGCAGGGTACGTGAAAGGAGGTCAGGTGGGATCGCATTGTCTCGATTGGCTAACGGTCGAGTAGCTGAGCTGGCGGATATTGTGCATACGATTCTGACGAGGCATCCGCTGGTCTCCGACCGGCTAGGCCAGCCTTCTTGGATCAACCAAGCCATGCTTAACCCAATATTTCCGACCACAGCACCCCCAGAGTACCGCCATCTTGGGTATGTATATACCGCCTCTCGTCATATGCGCCCACTTCTGTACTGATTGTTGCCGTCCACTTGCAAGATTTGAAATTCACGACGACGGCACTGTCGATACAGTGACACGCCAAATTCCAATGGATGAAGGGGCCAGGTTTCGGGATATCATAGTCCCTTCAGCCTTTGTCCTCTCTTTGGTTGGGGCAGGACAGACATttttcaaattgaaaatagCGAAACTTAGATCGTTCCTTGCGGATAATTCAAACCCAGCTCAGGAGCAACGTCAAGAAAGTGGATCTTCACAGCGCGCATCATCTCCTTCAAGCGCTAGAGGTCCCGGGTCAACAGCTTTGTCACAGAAACAATCGAATTATGCTGCCAATGACTCTTTGAAAGGGGCTATTCCCAAAATTGAAAGCTCACCTCAGCTCCGTTCTGATGAGAAATCGAGCTTTAAATCCATTCTTTCTACCGTTCCCGAACCAGACCCTGATTTCATGGCGGCTGCGGATACTTTTAAACAGCTGTTGCGAAACAGGCCGCCAAACCACTCTATACCACGAGGCTGCTTTTTCGTGTGGGGCATGGTCTCTATACGAGGCCAAAAAGGGGATTGTATTGTCCATGTTAATGCACTATATGACCCTTCGGAAGCGGTTTGGATTGGATGCGATATTGATATAAACTACTTAACTTAGGCTCTTCCACCTAATACCCGAAAGACCTCTTGCGAATAATTTATTCGACAAGCTCCTCGATTCATTCTTTCCAGCCCGTAACTCAGTTCTTCAGACTATAAATAGGGTGGAGGCAGGAGTCGGCGTTCCCATATCGTCTTTGCataattcttttcttttctctccttcTCTTGGGGGAATCCGGAACCCTCAACGGGCGGGCTTTACATATACACGAGATACCTTTACTCAAGGACCAGGCGTTACTCGGTAAAAGCATGTTGTTTTATCGGTTATAATCTTTAGAATCGAAATCCAAATATCACTAGATTCTCTTGAACGAGCCTCTGCTTTTGATGCTCTACAGTGTGGAGGGAACTTGGTGCACGGGCAGTGACGTAGCTGATAGAATCTTCCAGGATCCTGACCCACGCTCGCCGACCATCTTGCTTGACGCGGGGTCTCAACTGTACGACTACATCGATTGCATCGACTTCCTAATTATAGTATCTAAGGAAACCCTTACCGTATGGTATCCCACTGGAACTAAGTCATTGAAAACGCTTCCGCCGTCACCATGTCGTTTCCACCAAAGTATGCAGGGCTGAAGCTCTTTTCTTCGGGGATCACTGAGCAACGGCATACCCTCGAGATCTGTAAGTGATTTCACGTGGGCCAGAGTGCACTGAAGCTAACCGGGGCCAAATTGGGCTCGTTCAGATCTTGACTATGTCTGTCCGGTATGTCGAGAGCCATGGATATCCTTAAAAGGTCATTTTGAATacatatgtacagtacatataCTTTCTAACTCATTTCGAGGGTAGTACTCCGCCAAATTCTTCGACACATTCTACAATTCCGTCATCCCTATCATCCGGAAGAAATACCGGTCATATCTACAAGTTATTTTCCGTCCGCAAGTCCAACCCTGGCATCCCTCGTCAACTCTGACCCAAGAAGCCGCGCTTGTGGTTTTGAAGCTGGAGCCTTCGAAGTTCTGGGACTTCAGCGAGGCCCTTTTCAAGGCCCAGAAAGAATATTTTGACGCGAATGTCGTGAACGAGACGAGAAACCATACGTACAAGAGATTGGCAGCGCTAGCCTCCAAAGTTACGGGTCTGGACGAAGGAGAGGTGTATTGGTTGCTCAAAATTAGTGATAGGCCGGGGCCAGACGGGTCGCTTAACACTGGAAACGAGGTGACTAACGACATCAAGTTTTTGACAAAGGTGTGTCTCTTTTGTTTGACCAGGGAACATTTGGCAAAAGGCTAAGGAAGAAGTAGTCAAACAGAGTCGTAGGAGCTCATGTGACTCCAACTGTTTTCTTTGATGTGAGCCTTTCCTCCCTGAACACGGAGCAACATTGATCCAAGGTCTAACAAAAGCATTTGGGCGAAGGGCATCGAAGAAAGGTCTATTGACAGCAAGTTCACCCCCCAACAATGGGAAGAATGGCTTGAGAAGAGCGTTGTGTAAGATAGGACCCGTGCCGAGAGCAGGTCTTTTCCAACCCAACCAGGAGTATCTTGTTTTAAGGTGGAATGATAGAGAAGAGGCAGTCACTGCGCCGCGGGGGGAAGGGTTTGCTGAGGGTGTTGCCTCTGGGATGACTCTCACAGAAAGGAATTCGAGTGCAAAAATACAAACAAAGCCCAGATCATGTACATGCTTTTTCTTCCGTATCAAATCGATCAATTGCGCGCGCTAACCCATGCTACTGAACAAAAATGGTATTCGTTACCAAACCAACTGGGATCCCGTGAAAAAAGTCAAGAACGCCTGGAATGAATCATTACGGAGGAGGTATTGCTATCATTACTGAGCTGGGGGCTGGTAGTTAATCGGGCGCCTGCCGTGGGTGCTGTTAGTGATAACCCCCCCATGATAGCCGGGGGTAAAAGCCAGACTCACTTGAATAGGAGAATATGTGGCTCTGGTTCGTGGACCTCGTAGTGTTCCCAGCCCAGACTCTTGAAATGAAAGGTCAGATTGGCTCTTGAAGCGGTGAACTTTATATGTGCGGTGTTACCTGTGTAATACCCAGACCTCTCCATTCTTCCTCCCACAAAAGCTTGAGTGTTCCTTTGGACTGGTCGAAGTACTCTGGTGGGATCTTCTTCAACATATTCTTCGGTAACTGGACATGACGATACTCGAATTCACTATCGGAGTACCTTTTGTGTAATAGTTAGAGCCGAGGGCTTATTGTGGATCGACCctagaaaaaaaaatcccgTACCTGGACGAGTAGTGAATTGAATCGATGAATTCTTCcaattcttctctttccGCTTCCAGGAGAAGCCGCGGTTTCTTGTTGCGACGGGAGAGGTCAATATCCATGGCGCGGGGCATCGGCGCGAGAACTGGAGCGGGGTATACAGAGAGAGTTTGGCTGGTGTCGTGCTGAATTGCGCTGTAATTTATGATCGGAGCCGGTGTTAGTTGAAATTCTCCAGATATTTCGGACCGAAGCAGCTGGATGACACAGAAAGATATGGGGGGGTTTCAGCATGCAAGCTCAATCAAGCGCCCCCCCGGAAGGAGATGGGAGGAGGTAAAGGGCATAAGGGTACTCAAATGGGGCGcgaaaaatagaaaattgGCTTACTGGGGCCGGTTTAAAAGAAGGTGGATTTTGCAGGACTTAAGTTCCAGCTGGTATGAGTCTTGAGCAGGGAGGGATTGAAGAAGAGTGTCAGGAATGGAGGGGTGATAGTGTCCTGATAAAAGCCGACACAGCAGAGCGGGATGAATGAGGGCGGCATCAATGGTATTATTGACGCGGAAACCAAACAGAAGCGACAATACCAAGTTACAGCGAACTAGCGCTAGTGGGAGTGGAAAAGCAAGCTTGAACTGGCTTCTGATTGGGTGAAAATGATAAATCTGGCACCCGAACAAAACAAAACAGCCAACAGCTTTGTGAGAAAAAGTTACGCACTCCAAACCTTATTGTTCATAAGAGGAACAAGACAATCATGCTCAACAAGGGGGGAAAAGGAGTGTCTCCATGGCTTTGACATGGCCCTGAACAGAAACACAGGGAAAGGTCATTCCATCATCACTTTGTGTTTTGATTGTGCTAGATGGTTGAACGCACTGGAAGCAATGCTCTggactctgtacggagtacatccaTGGACAAGTCATTCAACCACGTGACTACTCTCACAAGCCACAGTCACTGGCCTCACAAGCGCCGACGCCCCCGAAACGTCCACCCAGAGCGATTGCTTGAAGTCCCAAGTCGCGTTCGCAAACCGAGCTGCAGTCGCAACTCAATCGTTTTCGGTAAATTTAGCTTCTGGTCctgcattttttttttttttttttttgggctcCTAGACTCTTACTCAAAAGCCTGTGCACTCCATGTCCTTTGGTTGTTTGCCAGTCTGCTCTGGTTTGATTTCCTGAGTTTGAAAGCTCCAGCCCTGATCCTCGCCGACGCCAACCAGTGATAAGAGCCATGCCGCCGAAACGGCGAGCCAGCACCGCAGGGCCTCAAGAGGCTCCAGTTAGATTTCCGAAGCGGCGAAGATACACTGTAAGTTCCAACACTTCCTCACAAGTGCGCCCTGAGACATTGTCTGTGGCTGGAGCACAACAACAATGGCCCCAGCTTCATTAACAAGGAGTGGTTTTGGTCCTGTCAATTAACTATGGGGTGGAATCATGCTTTCGTCAAGCGGCGCGGTCAGCAACTATGTTTCGCGGCTGGATCCAATCTGTTTCCCCAGCTCTCAACTCCTGCTGTACCTCTGCTTGTATGACATAACCAGGCTTCACAGTCCCTCCCAGCTTCAGATCCGAAGCAGCGGTTTTCCCTTTTCTGGTACATGTTGTTTAACTAATGATCTCTGTTGCTCTCATCCATAGACCTATGTTCCAGAAACAGACGAGACTCCCGAGCAAACCACCAAGGGCGGGTTGGAATTACTCGAAAGGATAAAGGCGGCGAAGGACAAATAGTGAGTCCCTTCCTCGAATGTGGTCGCTTGCCTCTTCCCGGTCTTGCGCGAAGGGCTAACTTTCGGCTGCTCTATCATCTAGTCACAATCCTATCTCGCCGGAATTCCTACATCTTCCTGATCGAGTGCGTTTCCCCCCCACCATGAAGTCCTCCTTTCTCCCGCCATGAGTTCGTTCATGCTAACCAGGTGGCTCTCCATAGAATAAATTTCCGGAGTATTTCGCGGCTATCCGGCTTCCTCTTGCCTTGGATATAATTGAGGTACGTACGTTATCCGCTGTCCGCCATTACCCCTGGCAAGCCTAGCGGATATCCGCCCAGTAAGGGATTTTGGCTGACGCATTCCTCATTTCCAATATATAGAAGAAGCTCCGAAATCATGAATATCCCTGCCTCACCCTTCTCGAAGCCGACCTTCGCAGGATGGTCAGCAATGCGAAATCCTACAATGAGAAGGGTTCGACCCTATTCTCTAATGCTGAACGGATTCGCAAAATTGTTGTTGCATTTATGAGCGAGAGCAACCCGGCTTATAAGGATGAGAAATATGTTCCGTTTTCTGCACCGGTGCCGGACGATGACGAGGATGAGGACGAtggggagggggaggaagaggaggacgTGTCTACAGAGCCTCCCCCCAAACGATCAAGTTCTCGGACCGACCAGAGTGAAGCGACCTCTCGGAGAAATGGACAGGCTCATACACATCGCACTCCAACGACAGATCGTGAGGTTGAGCCAAGCGAGTCTTCTAACCATGCCTTTGAAGGAGACACTTTCGATCAAGCCCAAGAAAGAATCATATCTGAGATGATTCGCCTGAAAGATGAAGAGTATACCTCGCCACCCATGTCGCACTCTTATCTGTTAGATACCATACTGACCATGTCCAAGTGGCGAAGAAGTattctttccttttctgtCCAAGCCCGACCGCACGTTATACAAGGAATACTACGACTTTATCCAGCACCCAACCTCTTTGAGGACCATCTTGAAAAATGTTCGTGGCACTGCCCGAAAGAAAAATGCTCCCAGGATCTCGCCATTTAGGACCTGGGATGCCTTTGCCGATGAAGTCAGTTATATCTGGCGAAATGCTCGAGAATTTAACGAGGATGGAAGTGCTATTGTTGAACTGGCTGGCGAACTTGAGGTACCATATGCTAGAACTCCTGTAAAAACATTGCCCATTCGGCTAACCCCAACGTAGCAACACTTCCTCCGGCGCCTCGAGGCAGCGCGGAGAGCCGTACCTGAGCCAGCTCCAGCCAGCGAGGGCGGCCCAACTCGCATCAAACTCAGAGTGGGAACCACCAAGACCCCTGAACCAAGTTCCCAGAAACTTACGTTGAAATTCCCCGGTAAATCTGCAGAAGCCACTGGCGATAAACAACATCTTGGTGTCAGTGTCGACAGTGAATCCCTTAGAAGACAGCAAGAGCTTGTTAGAGCCGGTTCTGGCCGTACAGAAACGCCTTCTCAGCCACCTACCTCCACTAGGGTTTTGCGTGACCGGGCGCCATTTGCCGCGAAAAGCCAAACCCCTCTACAGCAACCGGCGTCCGGTCCTCCAACACCTAAGCCCAAGGTCGAAGGTCATCCGAGCCAATCTCCCCGAGGAGTGGCACCCAATGTTGCTCCACACAACGAAGTCAACAATCAATCAAATGGTCTTTCACCGGCTCTCGCTGCCGC
This window harbors:
- the CKS1 gene encoding Cyclin-dependent kinases regulatory subunit (Cell division control protein cks1) (EggNog:ENOG410PNWC~COG:D~BUSCO:16140at33183), giving the protein MPRAMDIDLSRRNKKPRLLLEAEREELEEFIDSIHYSSRYSDSEFEYRHVQLPKNMLKKIPPEYFDQSKGTLKLLWEEEWRGLGITQSLGWEHYEVHEPEPHILLFKRPINYQPPAQ
- a CDS encoding uncharacterized protein (EggNog:ENOG410PJPA~COG:S~BUSCO:5293at33183), with the protein product MPPKRRASTAGPQEAPVRFPKRRRYTTYVPETDETPEQTTKGGLELLERIKAAKDKYHNPISPEFLHLPDRNKFPEYFAAIRLPLALDIIEKKLRNHEYPCLTLLEADLRRMVSNAKSYNEKGSTLFSNAERIRKIVVAFMSESNPAYKDEKYVPFSAPVPDDDEDEDDGEGEEEEDVSTEPPPKRSSSRTDQSEATSRRNGQAHTHRTPTTDREVEPSESSNHAFEGDTFDQAQERIISEMIRLKDEDGEEVFFPFLSKPDRTLYKEYYDFIQHPTSLRTILKNVRGTARKKNAPRISPFRTWDAFADEVSYIWRNAREFNEDGSAIVELAGELEQHFLRRLEAARRAVPEPAPASEGGPTRIKLRVGTTKTPEPSSQKLTLKFPGKSAEATGDKQHLGVSVDSESLRRQQELVRAGSGRTETPSQPPTSTRVLRDRAPFAAKSQTPLQQPASGPPTPKPKVEGHPSQSPRGVAPNVAPHNEVNNQSNGLSPALAAATPTPNGPYLRSAGAAAQMNSHKSVTPSQPSAGPATGWPPRRYVVPRSRLITHVNLRTENGPKFNLEIPSSCITPRQSVTLSVPFSHNLLYLRPTVISSNLERQTQLTVTVGSQKIPSIGPPVRSTDFTIPKYELRLGPGVTKVDIEMHAAPGRGLVNLSTPNGPGVEYEAFTLYVHVMHR
- a CDS encoding uncharacterized protein (EggNog:ENOG410PN9U~COG:S~BUSCO:13519at33183), encoding MSFPPKYAGLKLFSSGITEQRHTLEIYLDYVCPYSAKFFDTFYNSVIPIIRKKYRSYLQVIFRPQVQPWHPSSTLTQEAALVVLKLEPSKFWDFSEALFKAQKEYFDANVVNETRNHTYKRLAALASKVTGLDEGEVYWLLKISDRPGPDGSLNTGNEVTNDIKFLTKSNRVVGAHVTPTVFFDGIEERSIDSKFTPQQWEEWLEKSVV
- a CDS encoding uncharacterized protein (EggNog:ENOG410PQ43~TransMembrane:2 (i53-72o228-246i)~BUSCO:13891at33183), whose product is MIPVPRRFFPIRQQLIRSRPLISPPFRRLLHRQDGLVKVKRVRFKQAPARRRFLFKCLAYGFAIAAWNKLVWRPFLNFLEDSDGDEDEESQIEWETEQRVPDREDRAEHDRDPLFIPLAMPSLVDGPRYTRDGPEWTAFVKIAEDEQWLSELQAELADIVHTILTRHPLVSDRLGQPSWINQAMLNPIFPTTAPPEYRHLGFEIHDDGTVDTVTRQIPMDEGARFRDIIVPSAFVLSLVGAGQTFFKLKIAKLRSFLADNSNPAQEQRQESGSSQRASSPSSARGPGSTALSQKQSNYAANDSLKGAIPKIESSPQLRSDEKSSFKSILSTVPEPDPDFMAAADTFKQLLRNRPPNHSIPRGCFFVWGMVSIRGQKGDCIVHVNALYDPSEAVWIGCDIDINYLT